The sequence gcatagctctgtctacgtaaaactgaccttgaaatttaaaaccaagcaaatccacatcaGCAGGGTGTACAGGCAAAAGGcaaaaagcggattttatatcacactttgccagcaAAGCCCCCTTTCCAGctttcctaactactctcactgcctcatcaaaagaagtatatctgcctgaggcatataatggggaaatgccatcactGACAGAGGCTCCTTTCGGGAAAAACAAATTATGAATggcgatattccccaggctgcttcttagggataatacctaaaggggaaatcctcaaattttcaaACGGAGGACAACTGAAGGGGCCCAAGATACGATCAGCAAGTATCTCTTTATTAAGCTTGGCCAGAACCACGGGCGCTAACGTACtgagagagggctgattgacaaacgatgtagcaatcctaggaccctcaaaagggatacgaaATCCATCCTTAAAACCCTgaagtataaaactagcagcctgcttATTGGGATAAagctctaacagctttgctaatgaagccagcttgatcgggctactggccttgcgacgtaccgccgctattgccagacccgcgtttttgctgttgatgctcccctgtaccctgtcgagtagtacgtgccctctggcaagaggaactggaGTGGTTGCCTCCACACAGTGCACAGACGTGTCTAAATTTACAGGGACGTCTAGAACATCGGCCACTGCTATTGAAtaaccagcagacttgctgggattgaacccaatgcccgccttggctgtagcccgaggcggaagtctgcgcgcatgccaataaatgcccactatcggctctatctCCTGTAGTGGGCCTGGCGGAAGTCATAGATCGCAACCACAGTCCTGCATGTTCaatatcccaacgaagggtgggatccaatgctgctctttgcctgaaattctgatcataccacaaccaagcggttccagagaattcacgGAAGGCACGatgcacaatatcctgatattttatcatggacaaagccctagacggataagcctgtgtcataacacccatataaatcgtataggcgttcaaccaattaggccataccCGATCCACTTTTCTTGTTATCGCCGCCTCACGCTCTTTAACTTCTTGACCATCTTTAAGCTTAACCTCAGTTTCACAAAACAGGAGAGTAAAGAGAtcgatatactctcccctccaaattttttctttcgttcctaacaataaatgatcacctaacAGAAGGGAGGTATCGCCTTGAGGATAAACCCCATGTGGCAGGGGTAAATAAGCAGgtgatgaagaagaggaagtcaaaggcggctgccaaggactcacagcagccgccggccaaggaagctgtgggtgctggggtaccAACACACCTCCCATAAACACTACTGGGTGCGTAGCATCTCCCAACAAAGGAGAACCAGCCGTTGGTGTATCCCTGTTAAGGGCACTGGAATCCTGTGCTTGTGTATTGTAAGCTTGTGAGTGCATAATTGGCTCACCTGTATACGCAGCAGGAGAGGCAACCACAGGCTGTGCTGCAAACCCAGACGCCCTATGAGTAAACGTGGCAGCATCATGTGAGACTGGAAGCTGAACTTGCATAGGCCCAGCAACCCAGCAACTGAAGGCGTGACCGAAGAACTGGAGGCAGCAAACAAGCTGGAGGCGTAGGAATTGCTGGCTCCTCGCTaggtgctgcagcttccagaaccccgatcctagaaactaaatcggCAAGAAGACGATTTTtaggcattctggaagccaaccgcacagatttcttacctgcaggagcgGAACTCGTGCCAGCATCAGCATCCAGTGGCCGCATGTgttccttttccagcgcctccaccctagccaccaaggcacggatggtccccaaatcctcctcttcatcagaagacaGGTTCTGCTGGGGTGGAGGGTGCTTTGTAGTTTGTTTCACAACTCGCactccttttttctgttgagccttcctgggtggcatgGTTGTAAAAAACCAATCAACAACAATTATGCAACGTACCAAATTGCAATCACAACCAGATTATAAATTTGACAATTTTTAATAAGAAGTAGCACACCTAAAGTGCTAATTACACTAACCAATAAAttgaacttattattattattattattattattattaacctattaactaaatatgtatttatatatatttatctatatGAATGGGGTGAGGGGGGATGTAAACTAAAGGGAATTGGGGGATTGGGGGGgttatatatttaaatgtaataaactgAACAAATAACAACTATAAATCGAAtattaaaactaatgcaatacctaaataattaaattaacatacgcaataataataaatttatttaaaatttttggTCAAATTGAGGTGAGATAACTGCCGGACCAACACCCAGTAtcaacaaacaaactgaaattacGCCACAGGAAATCAATGGGGGTGGGAGGGAACGTATTATAACGTTAACGAAAGCAAGGCACAATCAAATAATACACGCAAACTATAGCAGGAACATTGAATCAACCAACTTAAACCCCCTTTTTACtaaaacttaaaaggcaataaacCATAAAGGGAACACAACCAGGAAGTAAATCAGCCGGCGTGCTGGCCGCCGCCAGGGCGCGTGGGCGGacgcccgccgcccagctgattCGTCGGAGATCAGATAAGGACAACCAAGGGGCTTAAGGAGTAAAACAATTGACAAACGAATCACTATCAAGTAAAATACTCAGAACGAACGTCCAAACCGCAAACGGAGCAATGTGGAATGAGGACAAACGCagctgccgcaaggcaaaaaaggcaagagcgggaaggacggagcagccttatatctgctgctctgcGCCTTCCTTGATTGGATGATTGATCCCACGTGGCTCCTAGCATATGATTCAAGAATGTTCCTgagtcttccctgtaattatggtggaggcaaatacACCCCTAATTAGAAATGACATTAGAAAGCTGCTCCTGAGTCCGAATAAAGAAAAATGTTCCTTTCTTTATCCCAGCACTGCAGGCAGCATTTGTAAAGCAAACACATTTCAGAAATTTCAAGAGAGGGGGAGGTCAGTGCTGTTGACTGATTGATTGCACTGCATGGTGTGTGCACCTTCGCTATACAGCATTGGCAAGCAGCACACCTTGTCAACAAAGGGAATTCTCCAGACTCCGGACCCAGTTCCAGTTTCCTAGTTTCCCCCTTAAAGTTCAAAGCAAAACTGTGCATTCTGACTCTTTTGATGAATGttgtgctgcttctgctgctgctatgtACATGTCCCTCCCCTCTGTTTCTAGTGTTGTTCCTTGCCTGCAGTCAAGCAATcattcaacccagcagcaaagaaatATAACTACAAGAATTACATCAGGTCAGGTCAGGCAGTATGGTGTTTGTTCCATACCATCAGGGATGCCAGCTTGCAGGTGCCTACTGCCTAGACTGTTAGCAAATTGTTAAATGTTTCATGTCAGTGCCTGATGATGacaactcaggctgcaatccaatacacacttacctgggagcaagtccgattgaacccaatggagctcacttctgagtagacgtattGTTGCAGCCTTAGGCAACCACGTAACTTCACTGAGCAGAGAGAATCTTTCCTCCAAGTCTTTCTCCCTAACAAGGAAATGTAcctttaaaaaagcatctttggGCTCTAGGAGTGGTGGTGAAAAGGTTAACAATTGTTGCTACTTACCAAGTGAAAGGCTGAATGACCACATTGAAAAGACACAAGGGAGCCATATTGAAGGAAGTTAGCAAGAATCTGTCTTTGAatgaaaacgggggggggggatgctacTGCACAATCAGTCCTCTCCTGTCCTGTTATTTAAGACACCAGAACCaaagcttaaaaaataaaaaatgcaaaagaAGAGTATGTGAAAGACTAGcagtcatcatcatcactattatGTATAATATATTGGCAAAGTAAATTAAAAAGTCATATCCGTCTATCACATCATGACATCATTACAAATAAGAACAGGGAAAGGGCTTCCTTCTATGGTTTGGCTTACAGCCAGGATACCTTGCAGCCATCAGGAGTGCGGGGTTATGCGTTCTAGAAGTACATTATTTTTTATAAAGGTGATCTTATTTTATTTGATAGTCAAACAGGCTAAATGTAATATGCAGTACACACAAATCAGTAAGATTCAGCTGTGTCTCTGTGGATGAGAACTTCAGCAGCACAAGTTCACATGAAACATGGAAGTAAATTGGGATAAGgtgttatatttaaaaaaagcaagagaACAGTTTCTAGTTATACTTTCTTTTCTACAGGAAAGTTAACTTGATACCTGAAACAAATGGATTGCTTTCTCTCTTGCACAGCCAGGGTCAGGACATGTCAAACATTGCTGTACTAATTATTgctgttatgggccttcaagttgattacaacttatggtgaccctatgaatcagtggcctccaatagcatctgttgtgaaccaccctgttcaaattatgtaagttcaggtctgtggcttctcttatggaatcaatccatctcttgtttgtccttcctctttttctactcccttcggtttttcccagctttattgtcttttctagtgaatcatgtcttcacatgatgtgtccaaagtaggataacctcggtttcatcattttagcttctaatgatagttctggtttaatttgttctaatacccaattatttgtctttttcacagtccatggtatccacaaagctctcctccaatacagtaaggccccgctttacggcacttcgctttacggcacttcgctaatgcagcggtctcaattagacacaattagactaaagccccactcatatggcgcttgttccacttttacggtggttttcgggcattgtgcgccattctattcaatgagttctgcttttcagtggtttccgcttttcagtgggtgTCCGGAatataacccgccgtatgagtggggccctactgtaccacatttcaaatgagttgatttttctcttatctgcctttttcactgtccaactttcacatccatacataaagatcaggaataccatggtctgaatatcctgactttagtgttcagtgatacatctttgcacttgaggaccttttctagttctctcatagctgccctccccagtcctagccttcttctgatttcttgactattgtctccattttggttaatgactgtgccaaggtattgataatccttgaacaagtttaa comes from Rhineura floridana isolate rRhiFlo1 chromosome 6, rRhiFlo1.hap2, whole genome shotgun sequence and encodes:
- the LOC133386672 gene encoding uncharacterized protein LOC133386672 isoform X2 — encoded protein: MPPRKAQQKKGVRVVKQTTKHPPPQQNLSSDEEEDLGTIRALVARVEALEKEHMRPLDADAGTSSAPAGLKNISIPVRIVLCGHSVVFWAHLVCSWNTVAAFCHSYGSVGTPEGHVMGCVVACCVPDHVID
- the LOC133386672 gene encoding uncharacterized protein LOC133386672 isoform X1; translated protein: MHSQAYNTQAQDSSALNRDTPTAGSPLLGDATHPVVFMGGVLVPQHPQLPWPAAAVSPWQPPLTSSSSSPAYLPLPHGVYPQGDTSLLLGDHLLLGTKEKIWRGEYIDLFTLLFCETEVKLKDGQEVKEREAAITRKVDRVWPNWLNAYTIYMGVMTQAYPSRALSMIKYQDIVHRAFREFSGTAWLWYDQNFRQRAALDPTLRWDIEHAGLWLRSMTSARPTTGDRADSGHLLACAQTSASGYSQGGHWVQSQQVCWLFNSSGRCSRRPCKFRHVCALCGGNHSSSSCQRARTTRQGTGEHQQQKRGSGNSGGTSQGQ
- the LOC133386672 gene encoding uncharacterized protein LOC133386672 isoform X3, translated to MPPRKAQQKKGVRVVKQTTKHPPPQQNLSSDEEEDLGTIRALVARVEALEKEHMRPLDADAGTSSAPAGRLGLQHSLWLPLLLRIQV